In Variovorax paradoxus, a single genomic region encodes these proteins:
- a CDS encoding branched-chain amino acid transaminase, whose amino-acid sequence MSSIPPSLDDRDGKIWMDGELVDWRDAKIHVLSHTLHYGCGAFEGVRAYKTADGGTAIFRLAEHTERLFNSAKILRMKIPFTQEQLNEAQKQVVRENKLESCYLRPLIWIGSEKLGVSPKGNKIHAMVAAWSWGAYLGEEGMKRGIRVKTSSYTRHHVNITMTQAKTVSNYTNSILANMEALDDGYDEALLLDASGFVSEGAGENIFVVKGGVVYTPDLSAGALNGITRNTILHVCKDLGLELVQKRITRDEVYIADEAFFTGTAAEVTPIRELDRVEIGNRGDGGARGPITEKIQAAFFDIVNGKNPKYAHWLTKV is encoded by the coding sequence ATGAGCTCGATCCCCCCCTCGCTGGACGACCGTGACGGCAAGATCTGGATGGATGGCGAACTCGTGGACTGGCGCGACGCCAAGATCCACGTGCTGAGCCACACGCTGCACTACGGCTGCGGCGCCTTCGAGGGCGTGCGCGCCTACAAGACGGCGGACGGCGGCACGGCCATCTTCCGCCTGGCCGAGCACACCGAGCGCCTGTTCAACAGCGCAAAAATCCTGCGCATGAAGATCCCGTTCACGCAGGAACAGCTGAACGAGGCCCAGAAACAGGTGGTGCGCGAGAACAAGCTCGAGAGCTGCTACCTGCGCCCCCTCATCTGGATCGGCTCCGAGAAGCTGGGCGTGAGCCCCAAGGGCAACAAGATCCACGCCATGGTCGCGGCCTGGTCCTGGGGCGCCTACCTGGGCGAAGAGGGCATGAAGCGCGGCATTCGCGTGAAGACCTCCAGCTACACCCGCCACCACGTCAACATCACGATGACGCAGGCCAAGACGGTGAGCAACTACACCAACTCGATCCTGGCCAACATGGAAGCCCTGGACGACGGCTACGACGAAGCGCTGCTGCTCGACGCGAGCGGCTTCGTGTCGGAAGGCGCGGGCGAGAACATCTTCGTGGTCAAGGGCGGCGTGGTCTACACGCCCGACCTGTCGGCCGGCGCGCTCAACGGCATCACCCGCAACACCATCCTGCACGTGTGCAAGGACCTGGGCCTGGAGCTGGTGCAAAAGCGCATCACGCGCGACGAGGTCTACATTGCCGACGAGGCCTTCTTCACCGGCACCGCCGCTGAAGTCACGCCCATCCGCGAACTCGACCGCGTCGAGATCGGCAACCGCGGCGACGGCGGCGCCCGTGGCCCGATCACCGAGAAAATCCAGGCTGCCTTCTTCGACATCGTGAACGGCAAGAACCCCAAATACGCCCACTGGCTCACGAAAGTCTGA
- a CDS encoding recombination-associated protein RdgC has product MSVFKNVIVYRIEPAWSQTLAEAEEGLGKQRFVPCGPSQEKSAGWVEPRGEANGPLVESIDGQWLVEYMIESKQVPGSVVRRKLDERCANIEATTGRKPGKKEKKELKEDITLELLPMAFTRSARVAVWIDKAENRLVINSGNASRADEVVTSLVKSLDGFAVALINTQIEPAAAMANWLLTQEPPAGFTIDRECELKASDDSKAVVRYAKHPLDIDEVKQHITDGKRPTRLALTWDDRVSFELTHGLLIRKITFLEGTGDGAAGGKKEDNYDADVAIATGELGQLVPALLDALGGEAAFSAAPPDDTVKPAAGAAPAAPTTTTPADAAEEEDAPF; this is encoded by the coding sequence GTGTCCGTATTCAAGAACGTCATCGTCTATCGCATCGAACCTGCCTGGTCCCAAACACTGGCCGAGGCGGAAGAAGGGCTCGGCAAGCAGCGCTTCGTGCCCTGCGGCCCCTCGCAGGAAAAGTCCGCAGGCTGGGTCGAACCCCGCGGCGAAGCCAACGGCCCGCTGGTCGAATCCATCGACGGCCAGTGGCTGGTCGAATACATGATCGAGAGCAAGCAGGTGCCCGGCTCCGTGGTGCGCCGCAAGCTCGACGAGCGCTGCGCCAACATCGAGGCCACCACCGGCCGCAAGCCCGGCAAGAAGGAAAAGAAAGAGCTGAAGGAAGACATCACGCTCGAGCTGCTGCCGATGGCCTTCACCCGCAGCGCGCGCGTGGCCGTGTGGATCGACAAGGCGGAGAACCGCCTGGTCATCAACAGCGGCAATGCCTCGCGCGCGGACGAAGTCGTCACCAGCCTGGTGAAGTCGCTCGACGGCTTCGCGGTGGCACTCATCAACACGCAGATCGAGCCGGCCGCGGCCATGGCCAACTGGCTGCTGACGCAGGAGCCGCCAGCCGGCTTCACCATCGACCGCGAGTGCGAGCTCAAGGCCTCCGACGACTCCAAGGCCGTGGTGCGCTATGCCAAGCACCCGCTGGACATCGACGAAGTCAAGCAGCACATCACCGACGGCAAGCGCCCGACGCGGCTCGCGCTGACCTGGGACGACCGCGTGTCCTTCGAGCTCACGCACGGCCTGCTGATCCGCAAGATCACCTTCCTGGAAGGCACGGGCGATGGCGCGGCCGGTGGCAAGAAGGAAGACAACTACGACGCCGACGTGGCCATCGCCACGGGCGAGCTGGGCCAACTGGTGCCGGCGCTGCTCGACGCGCTGGGCGGCGAAGCCGCGTTCTCGGCAGCGCCGCCGGACGACACGGTGAAGCCTGCTGCTGGCGCAGCACCGGCAGCGCCCACCACGACGACACCGGCCGACGCCGCAGAGGAAGAAGACGCGCCTTTCTGA
- a CDS encoding zinc-finger domain-containing protein — translation MSTNAVVELLAKELNHQGGVFCPSPKADMKLWNSHPKVYLDVARTGEAKCPYCGTLYRLKAGETVSARH, via the coding sequence ATGTCCACCAATGCAGTCGTCGAACTCCTGGCCAAGGAACTCAACCATCAAGGCGGTGTGTTCTGCCCCAGCCCCAAGGCCGACATGAAGCTCTGGAACAGCCACCCGAAGGTCTACCTCGACGTGGCGCGCACCGGCGAAGCCAAGTGCCCTTACTGCGGCACGCTGTACCGGCTGAAGGCCGGCGAAACGGTGTCGGCGCGGCACTGA
- a CDS encoding MFS transporter, which yields MSEAALPASPIRGSSPTATAQGKGKQSQFRLIAACSLGNALEMYDFTVYSFFALLIGKLFFPSDSPYGSLLLAVATFGIGFVMRPLGGVIIGNYADRKGRKAAMTLTIGLMVLGTLCIALAPSYASAGVFGSLMIVAGRLLQGFSLGGEVGAATSMLMEAGGVKGRGFRVSWQLASQGVSALLGALTGAALYAALPQASLESWGWRLPFLLGLLIAPVGLYIRSQLEETHVAESHESSPIGRLLRNHGGLVLKGILATTAGTATMYLVVFFMPTYMIRVLHMPPSLSLLSGCVTGITLFLVSLVAGRLADRLPARKPLVIGSLLFSVVAVYPAFWLISHYPSVPLVLGLSALLTASVNIGTTPMFLMLLEMLPTGVRASGISVVYSIGVTVFGGSSQFIVTWLLASTGNPMSPAFYMMACGLLSLGALLSLREHKAD from the coding sequence ATGAGCGAAGCCGCATTGCCCGCAAGCCCGATCCGGGGCTCCTCACCAACCGCCACGGCGCAAGGCAAGGGAAAGCAGAGCCAGTTCCGCCTGATCGCCGCCTGCTCGCTGGGCAATGCGCTGGAGATGTACGACTTCACCGTCTACAGCTTCTTCGCGCTGCTGATCGGCAAGCTGTTCTTCCCCTCCGACAGCCCCTACGGCTCGCTGCTGCTGGCGGTGGCCACCTTCGGCATCGGCTTCGTGATGCGCCCGCTGGGCGGCGTGATCATCGGCAACTACGCCGACCGCAAGGGCCGCAAGGCCGCGATGACGCTGACCATCGGCCTCATGGTGCTCGGCACGCTGTGCATCGCGCTGGCGCCCAGCTATGCGTCGGCCGGCGTGTTCGGCTCGCTGATGATCGTGGCGGGCCGGCTGCTGCAGGGCTTTTCGCTCGGCGGTGAAGTGGGCGCGGCCACCTCGATGCTGATGGAGGCCGGCGGCGTGAAGGGCCGGGGCTTCCGCGTGAGCTGGCAGCTCGCGAGCCAGGGCGTGTCGGCGCTGCTGGGCGCGCTCACCGGCGCGGCGCTTTATGCGGCACTGCCGCAGGCTTCGCTCGAAAGCTGGGGCTGGCGCCTGCCGTTCCTGCTCGGCCTGCTGATCGCGCCGGTGGGCCTGTACATACGCTCGCAGCTGGAGGAAACGCACGTTGCCGAAAGCCACGAGTCCAGCCCCATCGGCCGGCTGCTGCGCAACCACGGCGGCCTGGTGCTCAAGGGCATCCTGGCCACCACGGCGGGCACGGCGACGATGTACCTGGTGGTGTTCTTCATGCCCACCTACATGATCCGCGTGCTGCACATGCCGCCGTCGCTGTCGCTGCTGTCTGGCTGCGTCACCGGCATCACGCTGTTCCTGGTGTCGCTGGTGGCGGGGCGGCTGGCCGACCGGTTGCCGGCGCGCAAGCCGCTGGTCATCGGCTCGCTGCTGTTCAGCGTGGTCGCGGTGTACCCCGCGTTCTGGCTGATCAGCCACTACCCGAGCGTGCCGCTGGTGCTGGGCCTGTCGGCGCTGCTCACGGCGAGCGTGAACATCGGCACGACGCCGATGTTCCTGATGCTGCTGGAGATGCTGCCGACCGGCGTGCGCGCCAGCGGCATCTCGGTGGTCTACAGCATCGGCGTGACGGTGTTCGGCGGCTCTTCCCAGTTCATCGTGACCTGGCTGCTCGCGAGCACCGGCAACCCGATGTCGCCGGCCTTCTACATGATGGCCTGCGGGCTGCTGAGCCTCGGCGCGCTGCTGAGCCTGCGCGAGCACAAGGCCGATTGA
- a CDS encoding M20 aminoacylase family protein: MTRELSPQTTKLLSRLLPQADIDTQAFVDIRRRIHANPELGFEVSATSELVANLLRSWGYEVHTGIGKTGIVAQLRLGSGTRRLGIRADMDALPIVEATGLPYASRNPGRMHACGHDGHTAILLAAAKALAAARSFDGTLNLIFQPDEENLCGARAMIEDGLFERFPCDAVYALHNAPGVPVGTVLAVEGPVTLSSDVADVTIKGVGGHGAMPHRARDPVAAAAAVVTALQTVVARNVAPDDTAVVSVGFIRGGATHNVIPQSVSLGLNVRAARPETRALVEQRIREIVSLTAQAHGVEAEIDYRQLVPPVVNTAAETRLMAQVCTEIVGEANVLTQVPRGFAGSEDFAWMLAALPGCYFMLGNGEGEFGGCMVHNPGYDFNDQVLPLGAACWVRLAQTYLVA; encoded by the coding sequence ATGACACGAGAACTCAGCCCCCAGACCACCAAGCTGCTGTCCCGGCTGCTGCCGCAGGCCGACATCGACACCCAGGCCTTCGTCGACATCCGCCGCCGGATCCACGCCAATCCGGAGCTGGGCTTCGAGGTGAGCGCCACCAGCGAGCTGGTGGCCAACCTGCTGCGCAGCTGGGGCTACGAGGTGCACACCGGCATTGGCAAGACCGGCATCGTGGCGCAGCTCAGGCTCGGCAGCGGCACGCGCCGGCTGGGCATCCGCGCCGACATGGACGCGCTGCCCATCGTCGAGGCCACGGGCCTGCCGTATGCGAGCCGCAACCCCGGCCGCATGCACGCCTGCGGCCACGACGGCCACACGGCCATCCTGCTGGCCGCGGCCAAGGCGCTGGCGGCGGCGCGCAGCTTCGACGGCACGCTAAACCTGATCTTCCAGCCCGACGAGGAAAACCTCTGCGGCGCGCGCGCGATGATCGAGGACGGCCTGTTCGAGCGCTTCCCCTGCGATGCGGTCTATGCGCTGCACAACGCGCCCGGCGTGCCGGTGGGCACGGTGCTGGCGGTGGAAGGGCCGGTCACGCTGTCGTCCGACGTGGCCGACGTCACCATCAAGGGCGTGGGCGGGCACGGCGCCATGCCGCACCGCGCGCGTGACCCGGTGGCCGCCGCGGCCGCCGTTGTGACGGCGCTGCAGACAGTGGTGGCGCGCAACGTGGCGCCCGACGACACGGCGGTGGTGTCGGTCGGCTTCATCCGCGGCGGCGCCACGCACAACGTGATTCCGCAGTCGGTATCGCTGGGCCTGAACGTGCGCGCGGCCCGGCCCGAGACGCGCGCGCTGGTCGAACAGCGCATCCGCGAGATCGTGAGCCTTACCGCGCAGGCGCACGGCGTGGAGGCCGAGATCGACTACCGCCAGCTGGTGCCGCCGGTGGTCAACACCGCGGCCGAGACACGGCTGATGGCGCAGGTGTGCACCGAGATCGTGGGCGAGGCGAACGTGCTCACGCAGGTGCCGCGCGGCTTCGCGGGCAGCGAGGACTTCGCCTGGATGCTCGCCGCGCTGCCGGGCTGCTACTTCATGCTCGGCAACGGGGAGGGCGAGTTCGGGGGCTGCATGGTGCACAACCCCGGGTACGACTTCAACGACCAGGTGCTGCCGTTGGGAGCCGCCTGCTGGGTCCGCCTCGCGCAGACTTACCTGGTCGCCTGA